Proteins found in one Vagococcus carniphilus genomic segment:
- the citX gene encoding citrate lyase holo-[acyl-carrier protein] synthase: protein MSKNLFVSDEEVVLLDMLEARERRQEKQMSLLTSHDALTLVSMTMNIPGSVKVIPEITQIFDHLFEELTILFKDCLFLKELSHDKTGHEGYFLLEKEKESIKKQLIMLEETANFGRLFDLDVVNLVDGNITLISRKDFDLTPRKCFICNEDAKACGRNRTHSVEDLQLAISEYIEERRDMLND from the coding sequence ATGTCTAAGAATTTATTTGTTTCAGATGAAGAGGTCGTGCTTCTAGATATGTTAGAAGCGCGAGAACGTCGCCAAGAAAAACAAATGAGCTTGTTAACGTCTCATGACGCGCTAACTTTAGTGAGCATGACAATGAATATTCCAGGAAGCGTAAAAGTAATTCCTGAGATAACTCAAATTTTTGATCATCTTTTTGAAGAGTTAACGATTTTGTTTAAAGATTGTCTGTTTTTGAAAGAGTTATCTCATGATAAAACTGGACATGAAGGTTATTTTCTTTTAGAAAAAGAAAAAGAATCTATTAAAAAGCAATTAATTATGCTAGAAGAAACTGCAAATTTTGGCCGTTTATTTGATTTAGATGTAGTAAATTTAGTGGATGGAAACATCACTTTAATAAGTAGAAAAGATTTTGATTTAACTCCAAGAAAGTGTTTTATTTGTAATGAAGATGCAAAAGCTTGTGGGAGAAATCGAACTCATTCGGTTGAAGACTTACAACTAGCCATTTCCGAATATATTGAAGAAAGAAGGGATATGCTAAATGACTAA
- a CDS encoding oxaloacetate decarboxylase subunit alpha gives MTKKVKFMETVLRDGQQSLIATRMPIEDMLPILKTMDEAGFYSLEVWGGATFDSCLRFLDEDPWERLRTIRKEVKNTKLQMLLRGQNLLGYKNYSDDVVEKFIEKSIKNGIDIIRVFDALNDLRNLETSVKAIKKYGGHCQMAISYTTSDVHTVTYFHQLAIDMAKLGADSICIKDMAGVLLPETAFELITKIKQDVNIPIEVHTHATSGISEMTYLKAVEAGADIIDTAISPFSGGTSQPATESVAFGLQNLGYDTGLNMTKLEEISDYFGVIRDKFREDGTLNPKVKDTQPKTLLYQVPGGMLSNLLSQLTEQGNADKYEQVLEEVPKVRKDMGYPPLVTPLSQMVGTQALMNVLSGERYKLVPSEIKDYVKGLYGASPVPIEQEIIEKIIGDDERVTVRPADLLAPSFDLFKEEISEYAKSEEDILSYALFPKQGKDFLGRREDPFYDVVIQNVEVSIEL, from the coding sequence ATGACTAAAAAAGTAAAGTTTATGGAAACAGTTCTTCGTGATGGTCAACAAAGCTTAATCGCGACAAGAATGCCTATTGAAGATATGTTACCCATTTTAAAAACAATGGATGAAGCAGGTTTTTATTCTTTAGAGGTTTGGGGTGGTGCTACTTTTGATTCTTGTCTCCGATTTTTAGATGAGGATCCATGGGAGAGACTACGTACAATTAGAAAAGAAGTAAAGAATACTAAACTTCAAATGCTATTAAGAGGACAAAACCTTTTAGGATATAAAAACTACTCTGACGATGTAGTAGAAAAGTTTATTGAAAAATCAATTAAAAATGGCATTGATATTATCCGTGTTTTTGATGCTCTTAATGATTTGAGAAATTTAGAAACTTCAGTTAAGGCTATTAAAAAATATGGTGGACATTGTCAAATGGCTATTTCATATACGACAAGTGATGTTCATACAGTGACGTATTTTCATCAGCTTGCTATTGATATGGCTAAACTTGGTGCAGATTCAATTTGTATTAAAGATATGGCTGGGGTATTACTACCTGAAACAGCTTTTGAATTAATAACAAAAATTAAACAAGATGTTAACATCCCAATTGAAGTTCATACACATGCAACAAGTGGTATTTCTGAAATGACTTATTTAAAAGCTGTTGAAGCTGGAGCAGATATTATTGATACAGCAATCTCCCCGTTTAGTGGTGGAACAAGTCAACCAGCAACAGAATCAGTTGCCTTTGGTTTACAAAATTTAGGGTATGATACTGGTCTTAATATGACAAAATTAGAAGAAATTTCGGATTACTTTGGTGTGATTCGAGATAAATTTAGAGAAGATGGCACACTTAATCCTAAAGTAAAAGATACACAGCCTAAGACACTTCTTTATCAAGTGCCTGGTGGAATGCTTTCAAACTTGTTAAGTCAGTTAACAGAACAAGGAAATGCTGATAAGTACGAGCAAGTTTTAGAAGAAGTGCCAAAAGTAAGAAAAGATATGGGCTATCCACCTTTAGTGACCCCTTTATCACAAATGGTAGGAACTCAAGCTTTGATGAATGTCTTATCAGGAGAAAGATACAAATTAGTGCCTTCAGAGATAAAAGATTATGTTAAAGGGCTTTACGGAGCTTCACCAGTTCCAATTGAACAAGAAATTATTGAAAAAATAATTGGTGATGATGAACGTGTAACTGTTCGTCCAGCTGATTTACTTGCGCCAAGTTTTGATCTTTTCAAGGAAGAGATTTCAGAGTACGCTAAAAGTGAAGAAGACATTCTAAGTTATGCTCTATTTCCTAAGCAAGGAAAAGATTTCTTAGGAAGACGTGAAGATCCGTTTTATGATGTTGTTATTCAAAATGTAGAAGTAAGTATAGAGTTATAG
- a CDS encoding sodium ion-translocating decarboxylase subunit beta, which translates to MESLIQGITSITMGQIVMMLIGCILMYLGIKKEYEPTLLVPMGLGTLLVNFPGTGVLTQTVNGSEAEGVLDILFKAGISTELFPLLIFIGIGAMIDFGPLLQNPFMLLFGAAAQFGIFFTIIVAIFFGFDIKEAASIGIIGAADGPTAIFVSNQLAPNLLGPITVAAYSYMALVPIIQPVAIKAVTTKKERQIRMTYKAESVSKMTKILFPIIITIVAGFISPISLPLVGFLMFGNLLRECGVLDRLSLTAQNELVNIVSILLGLTISVKMQAELFLNVQTLMIICFGLVAFVMDSVGGVLFAKLINLFRKEKINPMIGAAGISAFPMSSRVIQKMATDEDPQNFVLMYAVGANVSGQIASVIAGGLLLGFFS; encoded by the coding sequence GTGGAATCATTGATCCAAGGTATAACTTCAATAACAATGGGACAAATTGTCATGATGCTTATTGGATGTATTTTAATGTATTTAGGAATTAAGAAAGAGTATGAGCCAACATTGCTTGTACCAATGGGATTAGGAACGTTACTTGTTAACTTCCCAGGAACTGGTGTTTTAACACAAACAGTAAACGGTTCTGAAGCTGAAGGTGTTTTAGATATTCTATTTAAAGCAGGAATTAGTACAGAACTTTTTCCACTTTTAATATTTATTGGTATTGGAGCCATGATTGACTTTGGTCCATTATTACAAAATCCATTTATGTTATTATTTGGAGCTGCGGCTCAATTTGGTATTTTCTTTACAATTATTGTTGCTATTTTCTTTGGTTTTGATATCAAAGAAGCTGCTTCTATAGGTATTATTGGAGCTGCTGATGGTCCGACTGCTATTTTCGTATCAAACCAATTAGCACCTAATCTACTTGGACCAATCACAGTAGCGGCCTATTCTTATATGGCTCTTGTACCTATTATTCAACCGGTAGCTATTAAGGCAGTAACAACTAAAAAAGAACGTCAAATTAGAATGACTTATAAAGCTGAAAGTGTTTCTAAAATGACTAAGATTTTATTCCCAATTATTATTACAATCGTAGCTGGATTTATTTCACCGATTTCTCTACCATTAGTTGGGTTCCTAATGTTTGGTAACTTGTTACGGGAATGTGGTGTGTTAGATAGATTATCATTGACAGCCCAAAATGAATTAGTGAACATTGTAAGTATTTTATTAGGTTTAACAATTTCAGTTAAAATGCAGGCTGAGTTATTCTTAAATGTTCAAACACTTATGATTATCTGTTTTGGTTTAGTAGCCTTTGTAATGGACTCAGTTGGTGGTGTTTTATTTGCTAAATTAATTAACTTGTTTAGAAAAGAAAAAATCAATCCAATGATTGGGGCTGCTGGTATTTCTGCCTTCCCAATGTCAAGTCGTGTTATCCAAAAAATGGCAACAGATGAAGATCCTCAAAACTTTGTTTTAATGTATGCTGTTGGAGCGAATGTTTCAGGACAAATTGCTTCAGTTATTGCAGGTGGATTATTATTAGGATTCTTTAGCTAA
- a CDS encoding acetyl-CoA carboxylase biotin carboxyl carrier protein subunit encodes MLRKFKIRLEGEEYLVEMEEIGGVPQAAPAPVQQAAPVAAPVQEAPAEQAAPAVSAAPVAPGENTLDAPMPGTILKLLVNVGDTVTENQPLLILEAMKMENEIVTKKNGVVKAIHVPQGQVVNAGDALITVE; translated from the coding sequence ATGTTAAGAAAATTTAAAATTAGATTAGAAGGCGAAGAGTACTTAGTAGAAATGGAAGAAATTGGAGGAGTACCACAAGCCGCACCAGCACCAGTTCAACAGGCCGCACCAGTTGCTGCTCCAGTACAAGAAGCACCAGCCGAGCAAGCAGCACCAGCTGTATCTGCTGCACCAGTAGCTCCTGGAGAAAATACATTAGATGCGCCGATGCCAGGTACTATTCTAAAATTATTAGTAAACGTTGGGGATACAGTAACAGAAAACCAACCGTTACTTATATTAGAAGCAATGAAAATGGAAAATGAAATTGTAACAAAGAAAAATGGTGTTGTTAAAGCAATTCATGTGCCACAAGGTCAGGTAGTTAATGCAGGAGACGCACTAATTACAGTTGAATAA
- the citD gene encoding citrate lyase acyl carrier protein yields the protein MEIKKTASAGTLESSDIMITIQKSETEGISLHLESSVEKQFGRRIREVITKSLENLNVSSAKVVAIDKGALDCTVMARTITAVHRASKEDINQYDWKEIDSWNV from the coding sequence ATGGAAATCAAAAAAACAGCTTCTGCTGGAACTTTGGAATCTAGTGATATTATGATAACTATCCAAAAAAGTGAAACAGAAGGAATTAGTTTACATCTTGAAAGTAGTGTAGAAAAACAATTTGGTCGAAGAATTAGAGAAGTCATTACCAAGTCATTGGAAAATTTAAATGTATCATCTGCTAAGGTCGTGGCTATTGATAAAGGAGCTTTGGATTGTACAGTTATGGCAAGAACAATTACAGCTGTTCACCGTGCTTCAAAAGAAGATATTAATCAATACGATTGGAAGGAGATTGACTCATGGAACGTTTAA
- a CDS encoding GntR family transcriptional regulator, translated as MVKTVDIVKKNIDLTTNIPLKEAIYLALRKTIILGEIGAGERINELEFSEAFNISRTPIRYALQRLLDEKLVVHQKGIGTIVKGISIKDAYEIYDIRKALDTLATIKAMELMTDEDLEEMKQLLEYGNKLNSEDRVDELLENFSDFNSFIYEKSDMLRLKSIVTKLQTYLVYFRDLAIRSSDRRDDAMAEHWLIYRGIKNKDTEQITLITHEHLDRSLQFIVKEMEEREIAYGEE; from the coding sequence TTGGTTAAAACAGTTGATATTGTAAAGAAAAATATTGATTTAACAACAAATATACCTTTAAAGGAAGCAATTTATTTAGCATTAAGAAAAACAATTATTCTTGGGGAAATTGGTGCTGGAGAGAGAATCAATGAATTGGAATTTTCAGAAGCATTTAATATTAGTCGAACGCCAATAAGGTATGCTTTGCAGCGTTTGTTAGATGAAAAATTAGTTGTTCATCAAAAAGGTATTGGTACAATTGTTAAAGGTATTTCAATTAAAGATGCTTATGAGATATATGATATTAGAAAAGCGTTGGATACATTAGCAACAATTAAAGCGATGGAATTAATGACAGATGAAGACTTGGAGGAAATGAAGCAACTTTTAGAGTATGGAAATAAGTTGAACTCAGAAGATCGAGTAGATGAATTATTAGAGAATTTTTCTGATTTTAATTCGTTTATTTATGAAAAAAGTGACATGTTACGGTTAAAATCTATTGTAACGAAACTCCAAACCTATCTTGTTTATTTTAGGGACTTAGCGATACGCTCAAGCGATCGTCGTGATGATGCTATGGCGGAACATTGGTTAATCTATCGTGGCATTAAAAATAAAGATACAGAGCAAATAACGTTAATTACACATGAACACTTAGATAGATCATTACAATTTATTGTAAAAGAAATGGAAGAAAGAGAAATTGCGTATGGAGAAGAGTAA
- the citC gene encoding [citrate (pro-3S)-lyase] ligase yields the protein MFSIKRIWLNRDKKLFQEWSNLLVSNELAVDTQVDYTIGIFNENQLIGTASLYQNIIKCVSVSSDYQGNDLLAKLVTHLLEYLKEQMIFHTFLYTKPESAILFKGLGFEEIIRTDQVVFMEFGQPNFDSFLEILKQNKQSFKTASSIVMNANPFTLGHFYLVEEASKQSEWVYVFVVSEDSSEFSSDERMELVKQGCASLTNVTILPTMTYQVSSATFPSYFLKERAELAVAKTQATLDAKLFKEKIAKALNIKKRFVGDEPYSKVTNVYNEAMKTEFQTDIELIILNRKEVESEIISATKVRKAYEEKNWSKIKKMVPETTYNYLLTRGE from the coding sequence GTGTTTAGTATAAAAAGAATCTGGCTTAATCGAGATAAGAAATTGTTTCAAGAATGGTCAAATTTGCTTGTATCAAATGAACTAGCTGTTGATACTCAGGTTGATTATACAATTGGAATTTTTAATGAAAATCAATTAATTGGAACGGCCTCTTTATATCAAAATATTATTAAGTGTGTTTCTGTCTCATCCGATTATCAAGGCAATGATTTGCTGGCTAAGCTGGTAACTCATCTTCTTGAGTATTTGAAAGAACAAATGATTTTTCATACTTTTTTATATACTAAACCTGAATCAGCTATTCTTTTTAAAGGACTAGGGTTTGAAGAAATTATCAGAACTGACCAAGTTGTGTTTATGGAATTTGGACAACCAAATTTTGATAGTTTTTTAGAAATATTGAAACAAAACAAACAATCTTTTAAAACGGCAAGTAGCATTGTAATGAATGCTAATCCATTCACTTTAGGTCACTTCTATTTAGTAGAAGAAGCATCAAAACAGAGTGAATGGGTCTATGTCTTTGTTGTTTCAGAGGACTCATCAGAATTTTCTTCTGATGAAAGAATGGAACTTGTAAAACAGGGGTGTGCCTCTCTTACTAATGTAACAATCTTACCAACCATGACGTATCAAGTGTCATCAGCAACATTTCCAAGCTATTTTCTAAAAGAAAGAGCAGAATTAGCTGTTGCCAAAACTCAGGCAACGCTAGATGCTAAGTTATTTAAGGAAAAAATTGCCAAAGCGTTGAACATAAAAAAACGTTTTGTTGGAGATGAGCCTTATTCGAAAGTAACTAATGTCTATAATGAAGCGATGAAAACTGAATTTCAAACAGATATTGAATTGATTATTTTAAATAGAAAAGAAGTTGAGTCAGAAATAATCAGTGCGACTAAAGTAAGAAAAGCTTATGAAGAAAAAAATTGGTCTAAGATTAAAAAAATGGTACCTGAGACAACCTACAATTACTTACTAACTAGAGGAGAATGA
- the citF gene encoding citrate lyase subunit alpha, which translates to MGQNKLGRDIPQEFAEQYGVFGGEFEEIKTYQEHSRQINPVKPRDTKLLGSIKEAIEKTGLKDGMTISFHHHFREGDFVMNMVMDTIAEMGIKNISIAPSSIANVHEPLIGHIKNGVVTNITSSGLRDKVGAAISEGIMENPVVIRSHGGRARAIARGDIKIDVAFLGAPSSDAYGNVNGTVGKATCGSLGYAMIDAKYAEQVVIITDYLVDYPNTPISIPQTDVDYVVEVDAIGDPDGIAKGATRFTKNPKELLIAEYASKVITKSPYFKEGFSFQTGTGGASLAVSRFMRETMIKENITADFALGGITNAMVELLEEGLVKKIIDVQDFDHPSGISLGNSENHYEIDANFYASPLSKGAAINQLDVAILSALEIDTDFNVNVITGSDGVIRGASGGHSDTSAACKMSLIISPLVRGRIPTIVEAVNTVVTPGSSVDVVVTEIGIAINPARQDLIEAFKNLDVPQYTIEELQEKAYAIVGVPDKIEYGEKTVALIEYRDGTIIDVVKNV; encoded by the coding sequence ATGGGTCAAAATAAATTAGGTAGAGATATCCCTCAAGAATTTGCAGAACAATATGGTGTGTTTGGTGGAGAGTTTGAAGAAATAAAAACTTATCAAGAACATAGCCGACAAATTAATCCTGTAAAACCAAGAGATACGAAATTATTAGGAAGTATCAAAGAAGCAATTGAAAAAACAGGGCTAAAAGATGGTATGACAATTTCATTCCACCATCATTTTAGAGAAGGCGACTTTGTCATGAACATGGTTATGGACACTATCGCTGAGATGGGGATTAAAAATATTTCGATTGCACCAAGCTCAATTGCCAATGTTCATGAGCCTTTAATTGGTCACATTAAAAATGGTGTTGTAACCAATATCACTTCTAGTGGCTTACGAGATAAAGTTGGAGCTGCTATTTCAGAAGGCATTATGGAAAATCCTGTTGTTATTCGCTCTCACGGTGGACGTGCTCGTGCGATTGCCCGTGGAGATATTAAAATTGATGTTGCCTTTTTAGGTGCACCAAGCTCTGATGCTTATGGAAACGTAAATGGAACAGTTGGTAAAGCGACTTGTGGTTCATTAGGTTACGCGATGATTGATGCCAAATATGCAGAACAAGTTGTTATTATTACAGATTACCTTGTAGACTACCCAAATACACCAATTAGTATTCCTCAAACAGATGTTGATTATGTTGTTGAAGTTGATGCAATTGGAGATCCAGATGGAATTGCTAAAGGAGCGACACGTTTTACAAAAAATCCTAAAGAGTTATTGATTGCAGAATATGCGTCAAAAGTTATTACTAAATCACCTTATTTTAAAGAAGGATTTTCTTTCCAAACAGGTACAGGTGGTGCGTCACTAGCTGTGTCTCGTTTTATGAGAGAGACCATGATTAAAGAAAATATTACAGCAGACTTTGCTCTTGGTGGAATCACTAATGCAATGGTGGAATTATTAGAAGAAGGTTTAGTTAAGAAAATTATAGATGTTCAAGATTTTGATCATCCATCAGGTATTTCTTTAGGTAATTCAGAAAACCATTACGAAATTGATGCTAATTTTTATGCTTCTCCATTAAGTAAAGGAGCTGCTATTAATCAATTAGATGTGGCTATTCTTTCTGCTTTAGAAATTGATACAGACTTTAATGTTAATGTTATTACTGGTTCAGACGGTGTTATCCGTGGCGCATCAGGTGGTCATAGTGATACAAGTGCTGCTTGTAAAATGAGCTTAATTATCTCACCATTAGTTCGTGGTAGAATTCCAACAATAGTTGAAGCAGTCAACACAGTTGTTACACCAGGTTCAAGTGTTGATGTGGTTGTAACAGAGATTGGTATTGCCATTAATCCAGCTCGTCAAGATTTAATTGAAGCCTTTAAGAACTTGGATGTTCCTCAATATACGATTGAAGAATTACAAGAAAAAGCGTATGCCATTGTTGGCGTTCCAGATAAGATTGAATATGGTGAAAAAACAGTTGCTTTAATTGAATACCGTGACGGAACTATTATTGATGTGGTAAAAAATGTCTAA
- the citE gene encoding citrate (pro-3S)-lyase subunit beta encodes MERLRRTMMFVPGANAAMLRDAALYGADSIMFDLEDAVSLKEKDSARTLVHFALKTFDYSNVETVVRINGLDTVGAQDVEAMVLAGVNVIRLPKTETAQDIVDVEAVIEKVEKENNIPVGRTKMMAAIESAEGTLNAREIALASDRLIGIALGAEDYVTNMKTKRHPDGQELFFARSYILHAARAAGIAAIDTVYSDVNNMEGFADEVRRIKQLGFDGKSVINPRQIPVVNDIYAPTEKEIQHAKEVIWAIREAEEKGSGVIALNGKMIDKPIVERAERVIALAKAAKLISEEDL; translated from the coding sequence ATGGAACGTTTAAGAAGAACAATGATGTTTGTGCCTGGTGCAAACGCTGCAATGTTAAGAGATGCTGCCCTTTATGGAGCAGATTCAATTATGTTTGATTTAGAAGATGCGGTTTCTTTAAAAGAAAAAGATTCAGCAAGAACATTAGTCCATTTTGCTTTAAAAACATTTGATTATTCGAATGTAGAGACAGTGGTTAGAATTAATGGGTTAGACACAGTTGGAGCCCAAGATGTTGAAGCAATGGTTTTAGCAGGAGTTAATGTTATCCGTTTACCTAAAACTGAGACTGCACAAGACATTGTTGATGTTGAAGCGGTTATTGAAAAAGTTGAAAAGGAAAACAATATTCCTGTTGGCCGTACTAAAATGATGGCTGCAATTGAATCAGCAGAAGGTACTTTAAATGCTAGAGAAATTGCTCTTGCTTCTGATCGACTAATTGGTATCGCTTTAGGTGCTGAAGATTATGTTACTAACATGAAGACAAAAAGACATCCTGATGGACAAGAATTATTCTTTGCTAGAAGCTATATTTTACATGCAGCTCGTGCAGCGGGGATTGCAGCAATTGATACTGTTTATTCTGATGTTAACAATATGGAAGGTTTTGCTGATGAGGTTCGCCGAATCAAACAATTAGGTTTTGATGGTAAATCAGTTATTAACCCAAGACAAATTCCAGTGGTCAATGATATTTACGCACCAACTGAAAAAGAAATTCAACATGCTAAAGAAGTTATCTGGGCTATTCGTGAAGCAGAAGAAAAAGGCTCAGGTGTTATTGCCTTAAATGGTAAGATGATTGACAAACCAATCGTAGAGCGTGCTGAACGTGTAATCGCTTTAGCTAAAGCAGCTAAATTAATTTCTGAGGAGGATTTATAA
- a CDS encoding CitMHS family transporter, with the protein MLLTILAYAMIIVFMYVIMKKKMSPFTSLVIVPLIFTIIAMVTGVAKKGNIGDFVMEGVKTTSNTGIMLLFAILYFSIMLDAGLFDPITEKMIRFAKGDPMKVLVATAVVAAAVSLNGDGTTTTLITCSAFIPIYKKLDMKLMNLAVLVILQNTIMNLLPWGGPTARAMAVLDVGPEILSYLIPGMILSLLYVICFVAPRMGKKERARLGIVNLTEDEILTMTSIQDPELIEIRRPKNFAFNGILTIVLIAWLVAGSFIPKIGMPPLLLFLVGTCIALMVNYPNLKDQSKRIGANGGDAVQVVILVFAAGIFMGLFQGSGMADALAMSFTKIIPQQLAGFWGLVVALISAPGTFFISNDGFYFGILPVLAEAGRSYGFSNMHLALASLMGQAFHLLSPLVAFIYLLLRLTGLDMGEWQKESAKYAAGIFLIFVVTLIGLGFMPLYIPQ; encoded by the coding sequence ATGTTATTAACAATTTTAGCCTATGCCATGATTATTGTATTTATGTACGTTATTATGAAGAAAAAAATGTCACCGTTTACTTCATTAGTAATTGTTCCATTAATCTTTACAATCATTGCAATGGTAACAGGGGTTGCTAAAAAAGGTAACATCGGCGACTTCGTTATGGAAGGTGTCAAAACAACTTCAAACACAGGTATCATGTTATTATTTGCTATTCTTTATTTCTCAATTATGTTGGATGCAGGTTTATTTGATCCAATCACTGAAAAAATGATTCGTTTTGCTAAAGGAGATCCAATGAAGGTCTTGGTCGCTACAGCAGTCGTTGCAGCAGCCGTATCATTAAATGGAGATGGAACAACTACTACTTTAATTACTTGTTCTGCATTCATTCCTATTTACAAAAAATTAGATATGAAATTAATGAACTTAGCAGTGTTGGTTATTTTACAAAATACAATTATGAACCTTTTACCATGGGGTGGACCTACAGCGCGTGCTATGGCTGTATTAGATGTTGGTCCTGAAATTTTATCTTACTTAATTCCTGGTATGATTCTATCTTTACTTTATGTTATTTGTTTTGTTGCCCCAAGAATGGGTAAAAAAGAACGTGCTCGTTTAGGAATTGTTAACTTAACTGAAGATGAAATTTTAACAATGACTAGTATTCAAGACCCTGAATTAATTGAAATTAGACGTCCTAAAAACTTTGCTTTTAACGGCATTTTGACAATTGTCTTAATCGCTTGGTTAGTAGCTGGCTCATTTATTCCTAAAATTGGAATGCCACCATTATTATTATTCTTAGTTGGTACTTGTATTGCTTTAATGGTAAATTATCCAAATCTTAAAGATCAATCTAAACGTATCGGTGCTAACGGTGGAGACGCTGTTCAAGTTGTTATTTTAGTATTTGCCGCTGGTATCTTTATGGGACTATTCCAAGGTTCTGGTATGGCTGATGCTTTAGCAATGAGCTTTACTAAGATTATTCCTCAACAATTGGCTGGATTCTGGGGATTAGTAGTTGCTTTAATTTCTGCTCCTGGTACATTCTTTATCTCAAATGATGGTTTCTACTTTGGTATCTTACCAGTCTTAGCAGAAGCTGGACGTTCATATGGTTTCTCAAATATGCACTTAGCTCTAGCTTCATTAATGGGACAAGCATTCCATTTACTAAGTCCATTAGTAGCTTTCATCTATTTACTATTAAGATTAACTGGATTAGATATGGGAGAATGGCAAAAAGAATCTGCTAAATACGCAGCAGGTATTTTCTTAATCTTTGTTGTGACTCTTATCGGTCTTGGCTTCATGCCTCTATACATTCCTCAATAA
- a CDS encoding OadG-related small transporter subunit, translating to MSVDMEALKMAGELMLFGMGGVFLVLFVLFLVSKGLLAAFPADKENK from the coding sequence ATGAGTGTAGATATGGAGGCCTTAAAAATGGCTGGTGAGTTAATGTTGTTTGGAATGGGTGGCGTATTTTTAGTTTTATTCGTCCTATTCTTAGTATCAAAAGGATTGCTAGCAGCTTTTCCAGCAGATAAAGAAAACAAATAA
- the citG gene encoding triphosphoribosyl-dephospho-CoA synthase CitG, whose protein sequence is MEKSKEVSIKAFEALLKEVNLSPKPGLVDRLNNGSHSDMTLTTFYDSAEAIFPFFEGYFLLGQNHKGTALELFEKVRNLGAKAEKEMMKATQNINTHKGANFSFAVILASIGNYYQKTSKVELLETDIEEILNYTKEMCAGLASRDFKQLEKKENLTNGEKLFLKKGIKGVRGEAESGYESLRDNLLPSLRKYRLLEEEERFLRGFVDLMSDVEDSNIYHRGGEEGILYLKTEAKKIQQLDISKAELISHLKELDEKMIAKNLSPGGSADLLALGIFLFSLEKVN, encoded by the coding sequence ATGGAGAAGAGTAAAGAGGTTTCGATTAAGGCTTTTGAAGCGTTACTTAAAGAAGTAAATTTGAGCCCCAAACCAGGTCTTGTTGATCGGTTAAATAATGGTTCGCATAGTGATATGACTTTAACAACATTTTATGATAGCGCCGAAGCTATTTTCCCATTTTTTGAAGGGTATTTTTTATTAGGTCAAAATCATAAAGGAACTGCCTTAGAACTATTTGAAAAAGTAAGGAATCTTGGAGCTAAAGCAGAAAAGGAAATGATGAAAGCTACTCAAAATATTAATACACACAAAGGAGCAAATTTTTCTTTTGCAGTTATTTTAGCTTCAATTGGCAATTACTATCAAAAAACGTCTAAAGTAGAGCTACTTGAAACGGATATTGAAGAGATTTTGAACTACACAAAAGAAATGTGCGCGGGACTTGCTTCAAGAGATTTTAAGCAGTTAGAAAAAAAAGAGAACCTAACAAATGGGGAAAAATTGTTTCTGAAAAAAGGGATTAAAGGTGTTCGTGGTGAGGCTGAATCTGGTTATGAATCATTAAGAGATAACCTTTTACCAAGTTTAAGAAAATACCGCCTTTTAGAAGAAGAAGAGCGCTTCTTAAGAGGTTTTGTTGATTTAATGAGTGATGTTGAAGATAGTAATATTTACCATCGTGGTGGAGAAGAAGGAATTTTATATTTAAAGACGGAAGCAAAAAAAATTCAGCAATTAGATATCTCTAAAGCTGAATTAATAAGTCATTTAAAAGAATTAGATGAAAAAATGATTGCTAAAAATCTGAGCCCAGGTGGTTCGGCTGATTTACTTGCATTGGGGATTTTTCTATTCTCATTAGAAAAGGTTAATTAA